A genomic region of Candidatus Sysuiplasma acidicola contains the following coding sequences:
- a CDS encoding prefoldin subunit beta — MNDISPKLQNQINQYQQLQQQIQVLSSQRYQLEAQLKEVTKAEEELKNLQADATIYKNIGSIMVRAKDRESVAKELSEQKETLDIRVKSIERQEKHLRERYQSLQEELSRELGPKKDEGN, encoded by the coding sequence ATGAACGACATAAGCCCGAAATTGCAGAATCAGATAAATCAGTATCAGCAGCTGCAGCAGCAGATCCAGGTGCTTTCGAGCCAGAGATACCAGCTTGAGGCACAGCTTAAGGAAGTGACAAAGGCGGAGGAGGAGCTGAAGAACCTTCAGGCCGATGCCACCATCTACAAGAACATAGGTTCCATCATGGTCAGAGCGAAAGACAGGGAGAGCGTTGCAAAGGAACTTTCCGAGCAGAAAGAGACGCTGGATATCAGGGTCAAATCAATTGAAAGGCAGGAAAAGCACCTGCGTGAGAGATACCAGTCACTTCAGGAAGAGTTGAGCAGGGAGCTCGGACCGAAGAAGGATGAAGGAAATTAA
- a CDS encoding NAD(P) transhydrogenase subunit alpha translates to MISEFWIALYIVVVASLAGYEVISRVPVILHTPLMSGSNFIHGVVLVGAMIALGYATTPVEQAIGFIAVVMGALNVTGGYVVTERILQMFEKNKSKKKGA, encoded by the coding sequence GTGATATCGGAATTCTGGATTGCTCTCTATATAGTTGTGGTGGCCTCTCTCGCCGGTTATGAAGTAATATCACGCGTTCCTGTCATACTGCACACGCCGCTGATGTCAGGTTCCAATTTTATCCATGGCGTTGTGCTCGTCGGCGCAATGATTGCGCTCGGATATGCGACTACGCCTGTTGAGCAGGCAATAGGATTCATCGCAGTCGTCATGGGTGCGCTCAACGTCACAGGCGGATATGTTGTAACAGAACGCATACTGCAGATGTTCGAGAAGAACAAATCAAAGAAGAAGGGTGCATGA
- a CDS encoding DHH family phosphoesterase — MARLLADGTPSVIALHPGADVDCLASAYALSSSFHIDYLWAPYGLDRIASAEAELHGIRTNEGLLPSSARRVIFVDTSESRISEYPGIENMEIVIIDHHQMSGNSAAHAFLINQESPSCSEIIIEVLEAAGFAPAKEAAELLVLGMVFDTGRFRRGGASTLRKCAAMLEIAQTRLDDLVSRTESARERSEQTAILKGLQRMVFRTAGGYTVCCSHTSSYESSVASALLGAGCDVAFVGSSSDGAVRVTGRTGPRMAGASINLVALFRQIAAGFGGTCGGHAGAAVLNTEGELEAILNSCAAECLEQIGMPANCESADTHRRRVRRQ, encoded by the coding sequence ATGGCCCGACTGCTTGCGGATGGCACACCTTCAGTCATCGCGCTGCACCCTGGTGCAGACGTTGACTGTCTCGCATCTGCCTACGCCCTGTCCTCGTCGTTCCATATAGATTACCTGTGGGCACCGTACGGGCTCGACAGGATTGCATCAGCCGAGGCTGAACTGCATGGCATACGTACGAACGAAGGACTCCTGCCGTCGTCCGCCCGCAGGGTCATATTTGTGGACACCAGCGAGTCGAGGATTTCGGAGTATCCTGGCATAGAAAACATGGAAATTGTGATAATCGATCATCATCAGATGTCGGGAAACTCTGCGGCACACGCCTTCCTCATAAACCAGGAGTCTCCGTCCTGTTCTGAAATCATTATTGAAGTACTGGAAGCGGCGGGCTTCGCACCTGCGAAGGAGGCCGCGGAACTGCTCGTGCTCGGCATGGTGTTCGACACCGGACGCTTCAGGAGGGGCGGGGCATCAACCCTCAGAAAATGTGCCGCAATGCTCGAAATAGCCCAAACCCGGCTTGATGATTTGGTGTCACGCACTGAGAGTGCGAGGGAACGTTCAGAGCAGACAGCAATATTGAAGGGCCTGCAGAGAATGGTTTTCAGAACTGCAGGAGGCTACACGGTGTGTTGCAGCCACACCTCATCATACGAGTCGAGCGTCGCTTCCGCGCTTCTTGGGGCCGGCTGTGATGTGGCGTTTGTGGGTTCGTCATCCGACGGCGCTGTGAGGGTAACAGGACGTACAGGACCACGGATGGCCGGAGCATCGATAAACCTTGTCGCACTTTTCAGGCAAATAGCCGCAGGGTTCGGCGGGACGTGCGGAGGACATGCAGGAGCAGCAGTGCTCAACACCGAAGGCGAACTGGAGGCCATCCTGAATTCGTGCGCTGCCGAATGTCTTGAACAGATCGGCATGCCCGCAAACTGCGAGTCAGCAGACACCCATAGGCGCAGGGTCAGGCGGCAGTGA
- a CDS encoding DUF5611 family protein, which produces MNVQEYEIKRKLKSGTTLKTIAEAMQKEFGRSEEKDGHVLTSFGALKRLECWLGEKGRLCLETESNTDVSNDIASDTIARYNRFLENTTGYTSKERRKKAMKSK; this is translated from the coding sequence ATGAATGTGCAGGAATATGAAATAAAGAGAAAACTCAAGTCTGGAACAACACTGAAGACAATAGCCGAGGCAATGCAGAAAGAATTCGGAAGATCCGAGGAGAAGGATGGACACGTACTGACATCATTTGGAGCGTTGAAGAGGCTCGAGTGCTGGCTTGGTGAGAAGGGACGCCTTTGTCTGGAAACTGAAAGCAATACCGATGTAAGCAATGATATAGCATCAGACACAATTGCAAGATATAACAGATTCCTGGAAAATACGACGGGCTACACTTCAAAGGAAAGAAGGAAGAAAGCGATGAAGAGCAAGTGA
- a CDS encoding NAD(P)(+) transhydrogenase (Re/Si-specific) subunit beta, with protein MFDIFDPVYIIAVFFFIVGLHRMSHPLTARSGIVWAGGAMLVAILVTFFMPGMRNLPLMVIAMLIGGGLGWFAAKKVAMTDMPQMVAIYNGMGGGSAGAIAAVELLRITTNPAFAALSVAGALIGGISIAGSVVAFLKLQGWIKQRPITYPLQQPTNILVLIVAFVMGALVIDPAVVHGAFQPLLPFFILAIGYGFLMTLPIGGADMPVVISLFNALTGLAVALDGFALENFAMVIAGTLVGAAGSMLTLIMAKAMNRSVSNILFGAFGAKEEEGVNIAGSLKPIEADDVAVMLAYANSVIIAPGYGMAVAQAQQKVKELTDQLESRGVTVKFAIHPVAGRMPGHMNVLLAEAGVPYDRLFDRDEINQEFPNTDVVLVIGANDVVNPAARRQGSPLFGMPILDVDKAKNVIILKRGQGKGFSGIENELFYADNAKLLYGDAQETVGRLVQSLKKL; from the coding sequence ATGTTCGATATATTCGATCCGGTTTACATCATCGCCGTCTTTTTCTTCATCGTCGGTCTGCACAGAATGAGCCATCCACTCACCGCAAGAAGCGGCATCGTCTGGGCAGGCGGCGCAATGCTTGTCGCGATACTTGTCACATTTTTCATGCCGGGAATGCGCAATCTTCCGCTGATGGTAATAGCTATGCTGATCGGCGGCGGTCTTGGCTGGTTTGCAGCCAAGAAGGTTGCAATGACCGATATGCCGCAGATGGTCGCCATTTACAACGGCATGGGTGGAGGTTCCGCTGGCGCCATAGCGGCAGTGGAACTGCTCAGAATCACCACAAACCCTGCCTTCGCAGCTCTTTCCGTGGCCGGCGCATTGATTGGAGGCATATCTATCGCAGGCAGTGTTGTGGCATTCCTGAAACTTCAGGGATGGATCAAACAGAGGCCGATAACCTATCCATTGCAGCAGCCGACAAACATACTCGTGCTGATTGTAGCCTTCGTAATGGGGGCTCTCGTCATTGATCCTGCAGTTGTTCACGGCGCATTTCAGCCGCTTCTGCCGTTCTTCATTCTCGCAATCGGATACGGTTTCCTTATGACCCTGCCGATCGGCGGAGCAGACATGCCCGTGGTGATATCGCTCTTTAACGCTCTCACTGGTCTTGCAGTCGCCCTAGACGGTTTCGCGCTAGAGAATTTCGCGATGGTCATCGCCGGCACACTCGTAGGCGCGGCAGGCTCAATGCTCACGCTGATTATGGCGAAGGCGATGAACAGATCTGTTTCAAACATACTCTTCGGAGCGTTCGGCGCAAAGGAGGAAGAGGGTGTGAACATAGCGGGCTCACTCAAGCCCATTGAGGCCGACGATGTCGCTGTGATGCTAGCATACGCGAACAGCGTGATTATTGCACCGGGATATGGTATGGCAGTCGCGCAGGCACAGCAGAAGGTCAAGGAACTCACGGACCAGCTGGAATCAAGGGGAGTTACAGTCAAGTTTGCCATACACCCTGTCGCCGGAAGAATGCCTGGTCACATGAATGTCCTTCTCGCAGAGGCCGGCGTCCCGTATGACCGTCTGTTCGACAGGGATGAGATTAATCAGGAATTTCCCAATACCGATGTCGTGCTCGTGATTGGTGCAAACGACGTTGTCAATCCAGCTGCAAGGAGACAGGGCAGCCCGCTGTTCGGTATGCCTATACTCGATGTCGACAAGGCAAAGAACGTGATTATACTGAAGAGGGGGCAGGGAAAGGGTTTCTCGGGCATTGAGAATGAACTCTTCTATGCAGATAACGCCAAGCTGCTGTACGGAGATGCGCAGGAGACAGTAGGCAGACTCGTCCAGTCGCTCAAGAAACTGTGA
- a CDS encoding class I tRNA ligase family protein: protein MDESLISGHDSRRQGSNGLTVRIYNSLTRKEDDVKGRGLNPRNINMYICGPTVYDSPHIGHARSYIFFDALKRTLLLDGYNVRHLQNFSDVDEKIDRKAKKEGTSPASVSKRYAHEFIQDMGSLNVIQPDTYVWASDEQDLMHRITCSFFDRGLVYNAGENVYFRAEKGGGFGALLHNRLDNLICGSEADTFPFVKEKKEDFTIWLGKFDPLNPYAPGGRPSWNLECFSMVHKVFGCELDIQGGGNDLIFPHHEVGSVLSNAYCRVEFATHYVHNAFVTVQQDKMSKSASNFIATRTLLSEFTPEALRLYMLSSHFRKNIEFSYDSLREWENAASRLRKCGMAGDLMSGERDVMPEEAADATALWHDFMDALKNNMDTGRAAGILTSAARRKGAFSGKEGRADFRLMCAAFGLFGFEAAANPQH from the coding sequence ATGGACGAATCTTTAATATCCGGTCACGATAGTCGAAGACAGGGAAGTAACGGTTTGACCGTAAGGATATATAATTCACTGACGCGGAAGGAAGATGATGTTAAAGGCAGGGGATTGAATCCCCGAAATATCAATATGTACATCTGCGGTCCAACGGTGTATGATTCTCCCCACATTGGCCATGCGCGGAGCTATATCTTCTTTGACGCGCTCAAAAGAACACTGCTCCTAGATGGATACAATGTACGGCATCTTCAGAATTTTTCTGACGTTGATGAGAAGATAGACAGGAAAGCAAAGAAAGAGGGAACAAGCCCGGCTTCGGTATCCAAAAGGTATGCACACGAGTTCATCCAGGACATGGGGAGCTTGAATGTTATTCAGCCTGACACTTATGTCTGGGCTTCAGATGAACAGGATCTGATGCATCGTATAACATGCAGCTTCTTTGATCGAGGCCTTGTTTACAATGCTGGCGAAAACGTGTATTTCAGGGCAGAAAAAGGAGGAGGATTCGGAGCTCTTTTACACAACAGGTTGGACAACCTCATATGCGGAAGTGAGGCGGATACATTCCCCTTTGTGAAGGAGAAAAAGGAGGATTTCACTATTTGGCTCGGCAAGTTTGACCCGTTGAATCCGTATGCCCCTGGCGGACGCCCTTCATGGAATCTTGAGTGTTTTTCTATGGTTCACAAGGTGTTCGGATGCGAACTGGATATCCAGGGCGGAGGAAACGATCTGATCTTTCCGCATCATGAAGTAGGTTCGGTTCTTTCCAACGCCTATTGTCGTGTGGAATTTGCTACCCACTACGTGCATAATGCCTTTGTTACGGTTCAACAGGACAAGATGTCTAAATCTGCCAGCAATTTCATTGCAACAAGAACGCTGCTCTCGGAATTCACTCCCGAGGCACTGAGACTCTACATGCTCTCATCCCATTTCAGGAAGAACATCGAATTCAGTTATGACTCACTCCGTGAGTGGGAAAATGCCGCATCCAGACTCAGGAAGTGCGGTATGGCCGGAGACCTGATGTCTGGAGAACGAGACGTGATGCCTGAGGAGGCGGCAGACGCCACTGCACTGTGGCACGATTTCATGGATGCACTGAAAAACAATATGGATACAGGTCGCGCTGCGGGCATACTCACCAGTGCGGCTCGCAGGAAGGGTGCATTCTCAGGCAAGGAGGGCAGAGCAGACTTCAGGCTCATGTGTGCTGCCTTTGGTCTGTTCGGTTTCGAGGCAGCAGCGAACCCCCAGCATTGA
- a CDS encoding tyrosine--tRNA ligase, with protein sequence MSREESITNILDYAQEIVAEAELKELLESKERPRAYIGFEPSGYLHVGSFFITSRMINLLLDAGFEVTILLADWHAYINDKLGGKLERIRDCGKYMQDAFSFGADNRGGLSFVYASELIGDNEYWADLIRNAKSLTLSRLKRAMTIMGRSEDEAEMDSSKLIYPLMQVTDIFRLRVDLAYAGMDQRRAHMLAREVAEARGLKKPIALHTPILSSLKGASRMDSVSKMSKSDPDSAIFIHDSREDVARKIAGAFCPREDVANPVLDICRYIIFPYVGKLEVKRESKYGGDVDYDSYTHLKEDYVSGRLHPKDMKSSTAQALWKVLEPLHAHYSDNPSLLKLVNISEITR encoded by the coding sequence ATGAGCAGGGAAGAGAGCATAACCAACATACTGGATTATGCCCAAGAGATTGTTGCAGAGGCGGAGCTCAAGGAACTGCTTGAAAGCAAAGAGCGGCCAAGGGCATATATTGGTTTTGAACCTTCTGGATATCTTCATGTTGGAAGTTTCTTCATTACTTCAAGGATGATAAACCTCCTGCTCGATGCAGGCTTCGAAGTCACGATTCTGCTTGCGGACTGGCACGCATACATCAATGACAAACTCGGCGGTAAACTGGAAAGAATAAGGGATTGCGGAAAATACATGCAGGATGCCTTCTCGTTCGGAGCTGACAACAGAGGGGGTCTTTCCTTTGTCTATGCATCAGAACTCATCGGTGATAATGAGTACTGGGCAGATCTCATACGCAATGCAAAATCGCTCACCTTGTCCAGATTGAAAAGGGCCATGACCATCATGGGTAGGAGCGAGGATGAGGCCGAGATGGATTCTTCCAAACTAATTTATCCGTTGATGCAGGTGACGGACATCTTCAGGCTTCGCGTTGACCTGGCTTATGCCGGCATGGATCAGCGCCGTGCTCATATGCTAGCGAGGGAAGTGGCTGAGGCGCGTGGTCTGAAGAAACCGATTGCTCTTCACACACCGATTCTCTCCAGTCTCAAAGGTGCCTCCAGGATGGATTCGGTTTCCAAGATGTCCAAGAGCGATCCGGACAGCGCGATATTCATACACGATAGTCGCGAAGACGTTGCAAGGAAAATTGCAGGTGCTTTCTGCCCGCGCGAAGATGTGGCCAATCCTGTGCTCGACATATGCAGATACATCATCTTTCCTTACGTTGGAAAACTCGAAGTTAAAAGAGAGAGCAAGTATGGCGGAGACGTCGACTACGACAGTTACACTCATCTCAAAGAAGATTACGTTTCCGGCAGGCTGCACCCGAAGGATATGAAATCCTCCACGGCTCAAGCGCTCTGGAAAGTTCTGGAACCGCTGCACGCCCATTACTCAGACAATCCCTCGCTGCTGAAACTGGTGAACATTTCTGAAATTACAAGGTGA
- a CDS encoding archaeosine biosynthesis radical SAM protein RaSEA — MASLQQAGYGTALSQPLLRRLREAGTRERSRAKRDLDPYSYVSCWTEEESINGEDCKALVVILATRGCSWAIRSGCSMCGYTNESASTATEESIWQQYLSALKNLSDQKVLKIYTSGSFLDTFEISTALRKRILEDASSRVERIVIETRHEYITSTTLGHIADFSDRIMLAVGLESANDMVLNYSVNKPSNFSHFVRTSGLANSMGFKIKSYLMLKPPFVSEADAIDDAVRTIQLVSPYSHTVSVNPTNIQKDTVVELLWKRGAYRPPWLWSVVEVLRRSADAGIRVMSKPTGAGTVRGSHNCGRCDKRVLDAIADFSRHQDASALGKLDCRCRNVWHEELKLSNLGSFYTEQDYRLDAGQSGDECAGI, encoded by the coding sequence ATGGCATCATTGCAGCAGGCTGGATATGGCACTGCACTTTCGCAGCCCTTGCTGCGCCGCTTGAGAGAAGCTGGAACGCGCGAACGTTCCAGAGCAAAGAGAGATCTCGATCCTTACAGCTATGTTTCATGCTGGACAGAGGAGGAGTCCATAAACGGCGAGGACTGTAAGGCACTCGTTGTGATATTAGCCACCCGAGGATGCTCGTGGGCGATAAGATCGGGCTGCAGCATGTGCGGCTATACTAATGAGTCCGCCTCCACAGCCACTGAAGAGAGCATCTGGCAACAGTACTTGAGTGCCCTCAAGAACCTCAGTGACCAAAAAGTGCTGAAGATATACACGTCCGGCAGCTTCCTGGATACATTTGAAATTTCGACGGCTTTGAGGAAAAGGATACTGGAAGACGCCTCCTCCAGGGTTGAACGTATCGTCATTGAAACCAGACATGAATACATCACATCGACGACGCTCGGCCACATTGCAGACTTCAGTGACAGAATCATGCTGGCTGTAGGACTCGAAAGTGCAAACGACATGGTCCTCAACTATTCGGTCAACAAACCATCCAATTTTTCTCATTTCGTGAGGACCTCGGGACTCGCGAACTCGATGGGTTTCAAGATCAAGAGTTATCTGATGCTCAAACCACCCTTTGTCTCCGAGGCAGATGCCATAGATGATGCCGTGAGGACGATACAACTGGTTTCGCCTTATTCACACACTGTTTCCGTCAACCCCACGAACATACAGAAAGATACTGTAGTAGAACTTCTCTGGAAGAGGGGGGCATACAGACCTCCATGGCTCTGGAGCGTCGTCGAAGTGCTGCGCCGATCGGCAGACGCCGGAATCCGTGTTATGAGCAAACCAACAGGTGCAGGCACTGTAAGAGGATCTCACAATTGCGGGAGATGCGACAAACGCGTGCTTGATGCAATCGCCGATTTTTCAAGACATCAGGACGCATCCGCGCTTGGGAAACTCGATTGCCGATGCAGAAACGTGTGGCATGAAGAACTGAAACTCTCGAATCTGGGATCGTTCTACACAGAACAGGACTACAGGCTAGATGCCGGTCAGAGCGGTGATGAATGTGCAGGAATATGA
- a CDS encoding DNA-directed RNA polymerase subunit P: MYKCIKCGEPIRSGVNTVGLQCDKCGSKIFVKDRPSVKKQLIAK; this comes from the coding sequence ATGTACAAATGCATAAAATGCGGTGAGCCGATAAGATCAGGTGTAAACACCGTAGGTCTTCAGTGCGACAAGTGCGGTTCGAAAATATTTGTGAAAGACAGGCCGAGCGTGAAGAAGCAGCTCATTGCGAAATGA
- a CDS encoding DUF835 domain-containing protein — protein sequence MDSVAVSDEQSEMEQLASKPGDIYVLRFRHTEEAIGFIESSIPCDMPFISISRTYPEKIRSLSTFINSQYYWLTNMVGEGKMAPASLGRLVSMVKHAADSGRKFTLFLDGIEYLIAENDFNLVLRCVNQIGDIILSCGCSMFINVDPNALTTKELAMLERTCGAKTTDHLDRAV from the coding sequence ATGGATAGCGTTGCAGTGAGCGACGAGCAGAGCGAAATGGAGCAGCTGGCTTCCAAGCCTGGCGACATTTACGTCCTCAGATTCAGACACACAGAAGAGGCAATCGGTTTCATCGAATCTTCCATCCCCTGCGACATGCCGTTTATTTCTATAAGCAGGACGTATCCGGAGAAAATACGATCCCTATCGACATTCATCAATTCACAGTACTACTGGCTGACAAACATGGTTGGGGAAGGAAAGATGGCTCCTGCTTCACTCGGTCGCCTAGTTTCAATGGTGAAACATGCTGCCGACTCGGGAAGGAAATTTACGCTATTTCTTGACGGCATCGAATACCTGATTGCTGAAAATGATTTCAATCTCGTTCTCAGATGCGTAAACCAGATTGGCGACATAATACTGAGCTGCGGTTGCAGCATGTTCATAAATGTGGACCCGAATGCACTCACCACAAAGGAGCTTGCGATGCTAGAAAGGACGTGCGGAGCCAAGACAACAGACCATTTGGACAGAGCGGTATGA
- the eno gene encoding phosphopyruvate hydratase, with translation MVKLSSVRAYQILDSRGNPTVQATVSAGKEEFIAQVPSGASTGKHEALELRDGDKEFGGKGVLKAVSNVNDAIAGTIYGKEFSGLREIDSAMIVLDGTPNKSSLGANAILGVSMATARLISSMNSSELFEYLSSFSGRKPIMPVPFLNIINGGVHAGGELAVQEFFVVPSGFARFSDALRCASEIYQQLKTHLKKKFGPFAVNIGDEGGFVPPVSKTADALDAIMAAVTEAGYSPGREVHLAIDAAASEFYRKGKYQIDGMELAPSELSDHYLSLASGYPLISIEDPFDEDAFDDFASFQAAAGNKLQIVGDDLYVTNAARIRMGIEKKCTNAVLIKLNQIGTVSETVDSTLLAMGAGMNTVVSHRSGETADDFIADLAVGLGTGQIKTGAPARGERIIKYNRLLEIERKYPEIGFAGHSVFRH, from the coding sequence ATGGTGAAACTGAGCTCAGTAAGGGCGTATCAGATACTCGACTCGAGAGGAAACCCCACTGTTCAGGCGACCGTTTCCGCAGGCAAGGAGGAGTTTATTGCCCAGGTTCCCTCAGGTGCCAGCACAGGAAAACACGAAGCGCTGGAACTCAGGGACGGCGACAAAGAATTCGGCGGAAAAGGTGTGCTGAAGGCAGTGTCAAACGTCAACGATGCCATAGCGGGGACAATTTATGGAAAAGAATTTTCCGGCCTCAGGGAGATTGACAGTGCAATGATCGTGCTCGACGGGACGCCGAACAAATCGTCACTGGGTGCAAATGCCATACTCGGCGTTTCCATGGCTACTGCAAGACTCATCTCATCGATGAACAGTTCAGAGCTTTTCGAATACCTTTCCTCGTTCTCCGGCCGAAAGCCCATAATGCCCGTGCCCTTTTTGAATATCATCAACGGCGGTGTTCACGCGGGAGGAGAACTTGCAGTGCAGGAATTCTTCGTGGTGCCATCTGGTTTTGCCAGATTCTCCGACGCACTGAGATGCGCATCTGAAATATACCAGCAGCTGAAGACACATCTGAAGAAAAAGTTCGGTCCGTTCGCCGTGAACATCGGAGATGAAGGAGGCTTTGTGCCTCCCGTTTCAAAAACTGCTGACGCACTTGATGCGATCATGGCCGCCGTGACTGAGGCGGGATATTCGCCCGGCAGGGAGGTCCATCTCGCAATAGATGCCGCAGCCTCCGAATTCTACAGAAAAGGAAAATATCAAATAGATGGCATGGAGCTCGCTCCGTCCGAACTTTCAGATCATTATCTTTCACTGGCATCCGGATATCCGCTTATTTCTATCGAGGATCCATTCGATGAGGATGCTTTTGACGATTTTGCCAGCTTCCAGGCAGCGGCTGGCAACAAACTTCAGATCGTTGGAGATGACCTGTATGTAACCAACGCAGCCAGGATCAGGATGGGCATCGAGAAAAAGTGCACCAATGCAGTTCTGATTAAACTGAATCAGATAGGGACCGTATCGGAGACGGTCGACAGCACGCTGCTGGCCATGGGCGCAGGCATGAATACTGTCGTCAGCCACAGATCCGGGGAGACCGCCGACGATTTCATTGCAGACCTCGCGGTTGGACTTGGTACTGGCCAGATTAAGACAGGGGCACCCGCCAGGGGAGAGCGCATTATAAAATACAACAGATTGCTGGAAATTGAGAGAAAATACCCGGAAATCGGCTTTGCCGGGCATTCCGTGTTCCGGCACTGA
- a CDS encoding 50S ribosomal protein L37ae yields the protein MSNSAKKSGSVARFGPRYGVRIRARILEVEREAAKGSACPRCGMVSVKRQSTAIYQCRHCNYKYAARAYVGQFRDIIMPQKETEGESEEVEK from the coding sequence TTGTCTAATTCGGCAAAAAAATCAGGATCGGTCGCTAGATTTGGCCCAAGGTATGGCGTGCGTATCAGGGCCAGGATACTCGAAGTGGAACGTGAAGCTGCAAAGGGATCTGCATGCCCGAGATGCGGCATGGTCTCTGTCAAGAGACAGTCCACGGCAATATATCAGTGCCGGCATTGCAATTACAAGTATGCAGCAAGAGCCTATGTTGGACAGTTCAGGGACATAATAATGCCGCAGAAGGAAACCGAAGGCGAATCAGAGGAAGTGGAGAAATAA
- a CDS encoding Re/Si-specific NAD(P)(+) transhydrogenase subunit alpha — MTVMLAVPKEMTPGERRVSIVPDVAARLSKSGFSITVESGAGSLAYYEDADYVKAGATIVKKRKDLLSAASIVTVVQPPAAADVAMMSPGAVIVGFMAPFKNVEGIKAMRDRGITAFSLELVPRITRAQGMDALSSQATVGGYKAALISAGSTPKFFPMLTTAAGTIRPAKVLVLGAGVAGLMAIATAKRLGAMVEAYDVRRAAGEQVRSLGAKFLELQINAEGSGGYARELTAEEKKQEEAMVKEAVAQADAVITTANVPGRKAPRLVTKEMVLSMRPGSVIIDLAAESGGNCELTKPDETVVENGVSIIGPSNLPGQIPYHASQMYSKNLQAFLGLLVDKDGKLVEDFSDEILAASLLVHKGEIRNSSSREMVEGKK, encoded by the coding sequence ATGACTGTAATGCTTGCTGTTCCGAAGGAGATGACGCCGGGTGAGAGGAGAGTTTCAATTGTTCCCGACGTCGCTGCCAGACTTTCCAAATCTGGTTTTTCGATTACGGTGGAATCCGGAGCGGGCTCCCTTGCTTATTACGAAGATGCGGATTACGTTAAGGCGGGAGCGACGATTGTCAAGAAAAGGAAAGATCTGCTTTCTGCAGCCAGTATTGTGACCGTCGTGCAGCCTCCAGCAGCAGCGGACGTTGCCATGATGTCTCCGGGGGCAGTAATAGTGGGTTTCATGGCCCCCTTCAAGAATGTTGAAGGCATAAAGGCGATGAGAGACAGGGGAATCACCGCATTCTCCCTCGAACTCGTGCCGAGGATAACGCGTGCCCAGGGCATGGATGCCCTCTCATCCCAGGCAACGGTCGGTGGTTACAAGGCTGCTCTGATTTCAGCTGGCAGCACACCCAAGTTTTTCCCCATGCTCACTACCGCTGCCGGAACTATACGGCCCGCAAAGGTGCTTGTTCTGGGTGCCGGTGTCGCAGGGCTCATGGCTATTGCAACGGCCAAGCGGCTCGGAGCAATGGTTGAGGCATATGATGTGAGGCGTGCGGCCGGCGAACAGGTCCGCAGCCTTGGTGCAAAATTTCTCGAACTTCAGATTAATGCAGAAGGCTCCGGCGGTTATGCCAGGGAGCTGACGGCCGAGGAGAAGAAGCAGGAAGAGGCGATGGTTAAAGAAGCCGTTGCTCAGGCAGATGCAGTTATAACGACGGCTAATGTGCCCGGAAGAAAAGCTCCCAGGCTCGTTACGAAGGAGATGGTGCTCAGCATGAGACCCGGTTCCGTCATCATCGATCTAGCGGCAGAGTCTGGAGGAAATTGTGAACTGACGAAGCCGGACGAGACCGTGGTTGAAAACGGTGTCTCAATCATAGGTCCCTCAAATCTCCCCGGGCAGATTCCGTATCATGCCAGTCAGATGTATTCGAAAAATCTTCAGGCATTCCTTGGCCTGCTTGTTGATAAGGACGGAAAACTGGTGGAGGATTTCAGCGATGAGATACTCGCGGCCAGCCTTCTGGTTCACAAGGGAGAAATCAGGAACAGTTCTTCAAGAGAAATGGTGGAGGGAAAGAAGTGA